A genome region from Sphingobacteriaceae bacterium GW460-11-11-14-LB5 includes the following:
- a CDS encoding pseudouridylate synthase, giving the protein MINKNNRNSRDDKSKPGSRKTEGRSSSAGSDRRRSDDKDSKFKKSSDSKEGFKPRSADGKDFKSKSFGDKKDFRPRTGDRDFKSKDGESKGFKFGDREFKSKDNNSKSEDRSFKSREGGSRDYKPRTGDRDFKSRDGGSRDYKPRTGDRDFKPREGGARDYKPRTGERDFKSKDGDSRDFKPRTGDRDFKSREGGPRDYKPRTGDRDFKSKDGGPRDFKPREGGYKEYKSRGKSDDFKPSAGSSRDVKPREPREGDTRPFRKREEAQPRDTEFNRPERTVITQGRKTNEDKGLIRLNRYISNAGICSRRKADELIAAGIITVNGEAITELGHKVDPAKDLVRYNGELLKREKKVYVLLNKPKDYITTTDDPQERRTVMQLVDKASRERIYPVGRLDRNTTGLLLMTNDGDLADKLSHPKNGITKIYNVELDKALSQGDLNKIAFGLELEDGLIKPDNISYVAGGTKKEIGIQIHSGKNRIVRRIFEHLGYNVEKLDRVVYGNLTKKDLPRGRWRYLEDHELIQIKHLIK; this is encoded by the coding sequence ATGATAAATAAAAACAACAGGAACAGTCGGGATGACAAGTCCAAACCAGGCAGTCGAAAAACAGAAGGCAGAAGTAGTTCGGCCGGGTCTGACAGAAGAAGATCAGACGACAAAGACAGCAAATTCAAAAAATCATCCGATTCAAAAGAGGGCTTCAAACCCAGAAGCGCAGACGGTAAAGATTTCAAATCAAAATCTTTCGGAGACAAAAAAGACTTCAGGCCAAGAACAGGAGACCGTGATTTTAAATCGAAAGATGGAGAGTCGAAAGGATTCAAATTTGGAGACCGCGAATTTAAATCAAAAGATAACAACTCAAAATCAGAAGACCGCAGCTTCAAATCCAGAGAAGGTGGATCGAGAGATTATAAACCAAGAACCGGAGACCGTGATTTTAAATCGAGAGATGGCGGATCGAGAGATTACAAACCAAGAACAGGAGACAGAGATTTTAAACCAAGAGAAGGTGGTGCAAGAGATTATAAGCCAAGAACAGGAGAACGCGATTTCAAATCTAAGGATGGAGATTCGAGAGATTTTAAACCGAGAACTGGCGACCGCGACTTTAAATCCAGAGAAGGCGGACCGAGAGATTACAAGCCAAGAACAGGCGACCGTGATTTCAAATCGAAAGATGGCGGACCGAGAGATTTCAAACCTAGAGAAGGTGGTTACAAAGAGTACAAATCAAGGGGCAAATCAGATGATTTCAAGCCAAGTGCTGGAAGTTCAAGAGATGTAAAGCCTAGAGAGCCGAGAGAAGGCGATACCCGTCCGTTTAGAAAACGTGAGGAAGCCCAACCAAGAGATACAGAATTTAACCGCCCGGAGCGGACTGTAATTACCCAGGGCCGCAAAACAAATGAAGATAAAGGCTTAATTCGCCTGAACAGATATATTTCAAATGCAGGCATCTGCTCTCGCCGTAAGGCCGATGAGTTAATTGCTGCCGGCATTATTACCGTAAACGGAGAAGCCATTACCGAATTAGGGCATAAAGTTGACCCGGCAAAAGATTTAGTGCGTTACAACGGAGAGTTATTGAAACGCGAGAAAAAAGTTTACGTTTTATTAAACAAACCAAAAGATTACATCACCACTACCGACGATCCGCAGGAACGCCGGACAGTAATGCAATTGGTTGACAAAGCAAGCCGTGAGCGTATTTATCCGGTTGGTCGTTTAGACCGCAACACCACAGGTTTATTATTAATGACAAACGATGGTGATTTAGCGGATAAATTATCACATCCTAAAAACGGTATCACCAAAATTTATAATGTTGAGTTAGATAAGGCTTTATCACAAGGCGATTTAAACAAAATTGCTTTTGGTTTAGAACTGGAAGATGGATTGATTAAACCTGATAACATTTCTTATGTGGCAGGTGGTACCAAAAAAGAAATCGGCATCCAGATTCACAGCGGTAAAAACAGAATTGTTCGCCGTATTTTCGAACACCTGGGTTACAATGTAGAAAAACTAGATCGTGTGGTATATGGCAATTTAACCAAGAAAGACCTACCTCGTGGCAGATGGCGCTATCTTGAAGATCATGAACTGATCCAGATTAAACATTTAATAAAATAG
- a CDS encoding murein transglycosylase produces the protein MLKKHIVPFAVVATLFILAKVFAYQMPLAQKSLLKEEKLNTTIPKSDSLEVESAQKPLSLMAQLNFAEETLPLGDKKVERKMKKILAAHSYGNTQTNQLHAKAAKWFPVIEPILAAYGIPNDFKYLALVESGMAEGVSPKGAAGIWQFMPGTARTYGLRVNGNVDERYNLRKSTIAACKYIKEMYKGLESWTLVAAAYNVGDGRLRKQINNQNQDNYYKMKLNRETGGYVYKVISMKQIMEHPKRYGYEKPRLLLAYNAE, from the coding sequence ATGTTAAAGAAACACATCGTACCATTTGCGGTAGTGGCAACACTATTTATCTTGGCAAAAGTGTTCGCTTACCAAATGCCCTTAGCACAAAAAAGTCTTTTAAAAGAAGAAAAATTAAACACTACAATACCCAAATCTGATAGCCTGGAAGTTGAAAGCGCGCAAAAGCCGCTATCTTTAATGGCACAGTTAAATTTTGCAGAAGAAACCCTGCCCTTAGGCGATAAAAAGGTAGAACGCAAAATGAAAAAAATCCTTGCAGCACACAGTTACGGAAATACACAAACCAATCAATTGCATGCGAAAGCAGCAAAATGGTTTCCGGTAATTGAGCCTATTCTCGCTGCGTACGGAATTCCCAACGATTTTAAGTATTTGGCCCTGGTCGAATCTGGAATGGCGGAAGGAGTTTCTCCAAAAGGTGCAGCCGGAATCTGGCAGTTTATGCCTGGCACAGCCCGTACCTACGGATTAAGAGTAAACGGAAATGTTGATGAACGCTATAATCTGCGCAAATCGACAATTGCTGCCTGCAAATACATTAAAGAAATGTATAAAGGTTTAGAAAGCTGGACCTTGGTAGCTGCGGCTTACAATGTTGGCGACGGACGCCTGCGCAAGCAGATCAATAATCAAAATCAGGATAATTACTACAAAATGAAGCTGAACCGTGAAACGGGTGGCTATGTTTATAAAGTGATTTCTATGAAACAGATTATGGAGCACCCGAAACGTTACGGTTACGAAAAACCGAGATTATTATTGGCCTACAACGCCGAGTAA
- a CDS encoding phenylacetic acid degradation protein encodes MFKLRINKIINQPGDNITFQFEEVDEPYPKYLAGQFISLIFQGKHKEIRRSYSFNSSPDVDEPLSITVKRVENGEISRFLHHKTSVNDILLAQEPQGMFSYLPDENLERDLFLFAAGVGITPLFSILKTALVREKKSLVTLVYSNRSMEDALFYDELSEWQKKYPERLKIVWVFSNSKNLMTARLNKFYIEKLLKEHLHFDRNDALFYSCGPIIYMDLCRITLLGVGFDIKQIKRETFVLPEDEVDEDDGSAEKVVDKNTYSVVLNFKGEIYHLDVPWPKRILDVALENKIKLPYSCRGGVCSTCVANCTKGGVRMDYNEVLTDDELERGRVLVCTGHPTENGTTIAW; translated from the coding sequence ATGTTCAAACTGCGCATCAATAAAATCATCAATCAACCTGGCGATAACATTACCTTTCAATTTGAGGAGGTGGATGAACCATATCCGAAGTATCTGGCGGGTCAGTTTATTTCATTGATTTTTCAGGGAAAACATAAGGAAATAAGGCGATCATATTCTTTTAACAGCTCGCCTGATGTGGATGAGCCATTATCGATTACCGTGAAACGCGTAGAGAATGGAGAGATTTCCAGGTTTCTCCACCATAAAACTTCGGTAAATGATATTCTTTTGGCGCAGGAACCACAAGGGATGTTCAGCTATTTGCCAGATGAAAACTTAGAAAGAGATCTTTTTCTGTTCGCGGCGGGGGTGGGAATCACGCCATTATTCTCGATTTTGAAAACGGCTTTAGTGCGTGAGAAAAAATCGCTGGTTACACTGGTTTATAGCAATCGGTCGATGGAGGATGCATTGTTTTATGATGAACTGAGCGAATGGCAAAAAAAATATCCTGAAAGGTTAAAGATTGTATGGGTGTTTAGCAATAGCAAAAATCTAATGACGGCCAGACTGAACAAATTCTATATCGAAAAATTACTCAAAGAACATTTACATTTTGATCGGAATGATGCGCTGTTTTATAGTTGTGGACCAATTATTTACATGGATTTATGCCGGATTACTTTGCTGGGTGTGGGTTTCGATATCAAACAGATTAAGAGAGAAACCTTTGTGCTGCCGGAAGATGAGGTGGATGAGGATGATGGCTCTGCAGAAAAGGTGGTAGATAAAAATACCTATTCGGTCGTTTTAAATTTTAAAGGAGAAATTTATCACCTCGATGTGCCCTGGCCAAAAAGGATTTTGGATGTTGCGCTCGAAAATAAAATCAAACTTCCCTATAGCTGTCGTGGAGGAGTGTGTAGTACCTGTGTAGCCAACTGTACCAAAGGTGGCGTAAGAATGGATTATAATGAAGTACTTACTGATGATGAGTTGGAAAGAGGCAGGGTTTTGGTTTGTACCGGGCATCCAACGGAGAATGGAACAACGATAGCGTGGTAG
- a CDS encoding excinuclease ABC subunit A, with protein MSNKSVDLGEQKDVEVYGARVHNLKNIDVSFPRNQLVVITGLSGSGKSSLAFDTIYAEGQRRYMETFSAYSRQFMGGMERPDVDKVSGLSPVIAIEQKTTSKNPRSTVGTITEIYDFMRLLYARVADAYSYNTGEKMERMSEDQILQNIFNKFDGVAVNILAPVVKGRKGHYRELFEQIRKQGYVKVRIDGEIKDITAKMQVDRYKIHDIEVVIDRLIIDVKDKKRLLDSLQIAMKMGKGVIKISDKDNNVAHFSKFLMCPTTGISYDEPQPNSFSFNSPYGACERCDGLGYIFVVDKESVIPNPKLSILNGGLAPLGEYRDIWMFQVLKALAKKYNFSLSTPIEKLGDEVINIILNGTHDLINVAVEYNKWNVQNYNITFDGIIKMLEEQNEKRGEAAVDDMETFRKLKTCPECNGARLKKESLHFKVDGKNIFELSSMDIFNLHSWFEKVDERLTDRQNIIAKEILKEIKARIGFLTDVGLTYLTLDRTARTLSGGEAQRIRLATQIGSQLMNVMYILDEPSIGLHQRDNERLINALKNLRDLGNTVLVVEHDKDMILEADWVIDVGPGAGIHGGTVVAEGTAAHILKSKTLTADYLNGRKKIETPKTRRKGNGHKLSIVKATGHNLKEVSVDFPLGKFIAVTGVSGSGKSSLITETLYPILNHHFFRAKKQPLPYEKINGLKEIDKVIEIDQAPIGRTPRSNPSTYTGVFSDIRNLFVQLPEAKIRGYKPGRFSFNVKGGRCETCQGAGLKVIEMNFLPDVQVPCEECGGKRYNRETLEVRFRGKSISDVLDMSIEDACNFFENIPIIYRKIKTLKDVGLGYITLGQSSVTLSGGEAQRVKLATELSKKDTGKTFYILDEPTTGLHFEDINVLLGVLQELVDKGNTILVIEHNLDVVKVADWVIDLGEEGGAGGGRILFEGTPEGLIQNPISLTGKFLKKEMDWEKGFEESGVSSPKSEVKASRKKK; from the coding sequence ATGAGCAATAAATCTGTCGACCTCGGTGAGCAAAAAGATGTAGAAGTATATGGCGCGAGGGTACATAATTTAAAGAATATAGATGTCAGTTTTCCGCGCAACCAACTTGTTGTTATAACAGGGTTAAGTGGTAGCGGTAAATCTTCATTGGCTTTTGATACCATTTATGCAGAAGGACAGCGCCGTTATATGGAAACATTTAGCGCTTACAGCCGTCAGTTTATGGGCGGGATGGAGCGTCCTGATGTAGATAAGGTTTCGGGACTGAGTCCGGTTATTGCCATTGAGCAAAAAACCACTAGCAAAAATCCGCGCTCTACCGTAGGTACCATCACCGAGATTTACGATTTTATGCGCTTGCTTTATGCACGTGTTGCCGATGCCTATTCGTACAATACCGGCGAAAAGATGGAGCGCATGAGCGAAGATCAGATTCTGCAGAATATCTTTAATAAATTTGATGGGGTAGCTGTGAATATCCTTGCACCTGTTGTAAAAGGCAGAAAGGGGCATTACCGCGAACTTTTTGAGCAGATTCGTAAGCAAGGTTATGTAAAGGTTCGCATAGATGGTGAAATAAAAGATATTACCGCTAAAATGCAGGTAGATCGTTATAAAATCCACGATATCGAAGTGGTGATTGACCGCCTGATTATTGATGTTAAGGATAAAAAACGCTTGCTCGATTCATTGCAGATTGCGATGAAGATGGGTAAAGGCGTAATCAAAATTAGCGACAAGGATAATAACGTTGCGCATTTCAGTAAGTTTTTAATGTGCCCAACTACGGGTATTTCTTACGATGAGCCTCAGCCGAACAGTTTTTCATTCAACTCGCCATATGGGGCCTGCGAGCGTTGCGATGGTTTAGGTTATATCTTCGTGGTGGATAAAGAATCGGTGATTCCGAACCCCAAACTGAGTATTTTAAATGGTGGTTTAGCGCCACTGGGCGAATATAGAGACATCTGGATGTTCCAGGTGTTAAAGGCCCTGGCTAAAAAATATAATTTCTCGCTTTCTACCCCGATCGAAAAACTGGGCGATGAAGTGATCAATATTATCTTAAATGGTACACATGACCTGATTAATGTGGCTGTTGAGTATAATAAATGGAACGTTCAGAATTATAATATCACTTTTGATGGTATTATTAAGATGCTCGAAGAGCAGAACGAAAAAAGGGGCGAGGCTGCGGTTGACGATATGGAGACTTTCCGTAAACTGAAAACCTGTCCGGAGTGTAATGGCGCCAGGCTGAAAAAAGAAAGTCTGCATTTCAAGGTGGATGGTAAGAATATTTTCGAACTGTCATCAATGGACATTTTTAACCTGCATAGCTGGTTTGAAAAAGTAGACGAACGCCTTACCGATCGCCAGAATATTATTGCAAAGGAAATTTTAAAGGAAATTAAAGCCAGGATCGGGTTTTTAACTGATGTGGGTTTAACTTATTTAACTTTAGATCGTACAGCGCGTACACTTTCTGGTGGCGAGGCGCAACGAATCCGTTTGGCTACACAGATCGGCTCGCAGTTGATGAACGTCATGTACATCCTCGACGAGCCAAGTATCGGTTTGCACCAGCGTGATAACGAACGTTTGATTAATGCACTTAAAAATCTTCGTGATCTTGGAAACACCGTTTTGGTGGTAGAGCACGATAAGGATATGATTTTGGAAGCCGATTGGGTAATTGATGTCGGCCCGGGAGCAGGTATTCATGGCGGAACAGTAGTGGCAGAAGGGACTGCAGCACATATTTTAAAATCGAAAACCTTAACTGCCGATTACCTCAACGGCAGAAAGAAAATTGAAACACCAAAAACCCGTAGAAAAGGCAATGGACATAAACTTTCGATTGTTAAAGCAACCGGTCATAACTTAAAAGAGGTTTCGGTAGATTTTCCTTTGGGTAAATTTATTGCCGTAACAGGTGTTTCGGGTAGTGGTAAATCCAGTTTGATTACCGAAACTTTGTATCCTATTTTAAATCATCATTTCTTCAGGGCGAAAAAACAACCTTTGCCTTACGAGAAAATTAATGGGTTAAAAGAAATTGATAAGGTAATTGAAATTGATCAGGCACCTATCGGCAGAACGCCACGCTCAAATCCTTCTACTTATACGGGAGTGTTTTCTGACATCAGAAATCTGTTCGTGCAGTTGCCTGAGGCAAAAATCCGTGGTTACAAGCCGGGTCGTTTCTCTTTTAACGTAAAGGGTGGTCGCTGCGAAACCTGTCAGGGTGCAGGTTTAAAGGTAATCGAAATGAATTTCTTACCTGATGTGCAGGTGCCTTGCGAAGAATGTGGAGGGAAAAGATATAACAGGGAAACTTTAGAAGTTCGTTTCCGCGGAAAATCGATTAGTGATGTGCTGGACATGAGTATCGAAGATGCCTGTAATTTCTTCGAAAATATCCCCATCATCTACAGGAAGATTAAAACATTGAAAGATGTTGGTTTAGGTTACATTACTTTGGGGCAATCGTCGGTTACCTTATCAGGAGGAGAGGCACAGCGTGTTAAACTGGCTACCGAACTTTCTAAAAAAGATACCGGAAAAACCTTCTACATATTAGATGAACCTACAACCGGACTTCACTTCGAAGATATTAATGTGCTTTTGGGCGTGTTACAAGAACTGGTTGATAAAGGAAATACCATTTTGGTAATCGAACATAACTTAGATGTGGTGAAAGTAGCCGATTGGGTAATCGATTTAGGTGAAGAAGGTGGTGCTGGTGGCGGAAGGATTTTATTCGAAGGTACACCGGAGGGTTTAATCCAGAATCCGATCAGCTTAACCGGAAAGTTTTTGAAAAAGGAAATGGATTGGGAGAAGGGGTTTGAAGAGTCCGGAGTCAGTAGTCCGAAGTCCGAAGTCAAAGCGTCCAGGAAGAAGAAATAA
- a CDS encoding hydrolase TatD yields the protein MIFTDTHTHLYYEQDAEKQKQLMERCFENDVNRLFLPNVDVKSIAMIDDLVAKYPANCFAMAGLHPCDVKEDYLSQLDEIYNSISGRKIYAIGEIGIDLYWDKTTLAIQQDAFRKQIGWAKDLGLPIVIHCREAFDEVFELLESERDEKLRGIFHCFTGNLAQAKQAIDLNFYLGIGGVVTYKKAGLDLVLSEIPLTNLVLETDSPYLAPVPFRGKPNESSYLIYVAQKLADIYGVSMEEIADVTTENSKKIFGV from the coding sequence ATGATTTTCACCGATACCCATACCCATTTATATTACGAGCAAGATGCGGAAAAACAGAAGCAATTGATGGAGCGCTGTTTTGAGAACGACGTTAACCGTTTGTTTTTGCCCAATGTTGATGTGAAATCGATTGCCATGATTGATGACCTGGTCGCGAAATATCCGGCAAACTGTTTTGCCATGGCTGGTTTGCACCCTTGTGATGTGAAAGAAGATTACCTCAGCCAATTAGACGAAATTTACAACAGTATTTCCGGGCGTAAAATTTATGCCATTGGCGAAATTGGCATCGATTTATACTGGGATAAAACTACTTTGGCGATTCAGCAAGATGCTTTTCGCAAACAGATTGGCTGGGCAAAAGATTTAGGTTTGCCGATTGTGATCCATTGCCGCGAAGCTTTTGATGAGGTTTTCGAATTGTTGGAAAGTGAAAGGGATGAAAAACTACGTGGGATATTCCATTGTTTTACCGGCAATTTAGCACAGGCAAAGCAGGCCATCGATTTAAATTTCTATTTAGGTATTGGTGGCGTGGTTACTTATAAAAAAGCCGGATTGGACCTGGTATTATCCGAAATTCCTTTGACTAACCTGGTTTTAGAAACAGATTCGCCTTATCTGGCTCCGGTTCCTTTCCGTGGTAAACCCAATGAGAGTAGTTATTTGATTTATGTTGCCCAAAAACTGGCCGATATTTACGGCGTTTCTATGGAAGAAATCGCAGATGTAACTACTGAGAACTCGAAGAAAATTTTCGGAGTTTAA
- a CDS encoding L-asparaginase 1 yields the protein MTKILIIYTGGTIGMVNDPTNGMLIPFDFQQIKENVPELSRLDYDLDVHSFNPVLDSSNMDPEIWKTLAELVYHKYDAYDGFVILHGSDTMAFTASALSFMLENLAKPVVLTGSQLPIGEIRTDAKENLITALEIAATKEDGKALFPEVCIYFDAQLFRGNRSIKYNSEKFEAFRSPNYPILAEAGVHLQFHRNYILKATEGELKLHTNFNSNIGVLKLYPGITPQAVQAITDSKVDAIILETFGSGNTTTAQWFLDSLRQAILNGKIIIDISQCKKGSVQLGRYETSRELLKMGILSGYDLTFEATVTKLMFVMGLGLSIEESRKLMEESLRGELTKD from the coding sequence ATGACCAAAATACTTATAATTTATACCGGTGGAACCATCGGTATGGTTAACGATCCTACAAATGGGATGTTAATTCCATTTGATTTTCAGCAGATAAAAGAAAACGTCCCTGAGTTAAGCCGTTTAGATTACGATTTAGATGTGCATTCCTTCAATCCGGTATTGGATTCGTCAAACATGGATCCTGAAATATGGAAAACCTTAGCTGAACTTGTTTATCACAAATATGATGCGTACGATGGTTTCGTGATCCTCCACGGATCTGATACCATGGCTTTTACGGCTTCGGCATTGAGCTTTATGCTCGAAAATCTGGCTAAACCTGTGGTGTTAACCGGATCTCAGCTTCCAATTGGCGAAATCAGAACAGACGCTAAAGAGAACTTAATTACTGCTTTAGAAATTGCAGCCACCAAAGAAGATGGAAAAGCCCTTTTTCCGGAAGTCTGCATTTATTTTGATGCACAATTATTCAGGGGTAACCGCTCTATCAAATACAACAGCGAAAAGTTCGAGGCTTTCCGCTCGCCAAATTACCCGATACTTGCCGAAGCAGGCGTTCACTTGCAATTTCATCGAAACTATATCCTAAAAGCTACAGAAGGGGAATTGAAATTGCACACCAATTTTAATTCAAATATCGGCGTGCTGAAATTATATCCTGGCATAACGCCACAAGCCGTTCAGGCGATAACCGATTCGAAAGTAGATGCCATTATTTTAGAAACTTTTGGCTCTGGCAATACCACAACGGCGCAATGGTTTTTAGATAGTCTGCGTCAGGCCATTTTGAATGGGAAGATCATTATCGACATTTCTCAATGTAAAAAAGGTTCGGTTCAGCTAGGCCGCTACGAAACCAGTAGAGAACTATTGAAAATGGGCATTTTAAGTGGTTATGATTTAACTTTCGAAGCTACGGTAACCAAATTAATGTTCGTTATGGGCTTAGGTTTATCCATAGAAGAAAGCCGTAAATTAATGGAAGAATCGTTGCGTGGAGAGCTGACTAAAGATTAG
- a CDS encoding MBL fold metallo-hydrolase translates to MKIEQIYTGCLAEAAYYIESDGEAAIIDPLREVGTYLRKAEKAGATIKYIFETHFHADFVSGHVDLAEKSGAEIIYGPTAKTEFKSHMAKDGEQFKIGKLTITALHTPGHTLESTTYLLTDENGKDHCIFSGDTLFIGDVGRPDLAQKGHLTMEDLAGMLYDSLNEKIKPLADDVIVYPAHGAGSACGKSMSKETFDTLGHQKEVNYALKATTKEQFIAEVTDGIMPPPQYFAKNAAINKGGVESIDEVYEKGLNALTPQQFEDTANQTGAIMLDTRDPQVFAKGFIPNSINIGLNGQFAPWVGALITDLQQPILLITDQGKEEETITRLTRVGYDSTIGYLDGGFERWTDAGKEIDTIQSISAAAFEAASLNGEITALDVRKPGEYESEHLEFTLSRPLDFINDWTGEINPKATYYIHCAGGYRSMIAASILKSRGVENVIDIAGGYGAIKNTGLKRTDFACPSKAMKI, encoded by the coding sequence ATGAAAATAGAACAAATATATACAGGTTGCCTGGCAGAAGCCGCTTATTACATCGAAAGTGATGGCGAGGCTGCAATTATTGATCCGCTAAGAGAGGTTGGTACTTATTTAAGGAAGGCCGAAAAAGCAGGAGCAACCATAAAGTATATTTTCGAAACGCATTTTCATGCCGATTTTGTTTCTGGCCACGTAGATCTCGCAGAGAAATCTGGTGCCGAAATTATCTATGGCCCAACGGCTAAAACAGAATTTAAATCGCACATGGCCAAAGATGGCGAGCAGTTTAAAATCGGTAAACTAACTATAACTGCATTACACACCCCCGGACATACTTTAGAATCGACCACTTATCTGTTAACCGATGAAAATGGAAAAGATCACTGTATTTTTAGTGGCGATACCTTATTTATTGGTGATGTTGGTCGCCCGGATTTAGCACAGAAAGGCCATTTAACGATGGAAGATCTGGCAGGAATGCTTTACGATTCGTTGAATGAGAAAATAAAACCTTTAGCGGATGATGTAATTGTTTACCCGGCGCACGGCGCAGGTTCTGCCTGTGGTAAAAGCATGAGTAAAGAAACTTTCGATACTTTAGGGCATCAGAAAGAAGTAAATTACGCTTTAAAAGCGACAACCAAAGAGCAGTTTATTGCAGAAGTAACGGATGGCATTATGCCGCCACCGCAATATTTCGCCAAAAATGCAGCCATTAATAAAGGTGGTGTAGAAAGTATTGATGAGGTTTATGAAAAAGGTTTAAATGCTTTAACACCTCAGCAATTTGAAGATACCGCAAACCAAACCGGTGCCATCATGCTGGATACCCGCGATCCGCAGGTTTTTGCTAAGGGATTTATTCCAAATTCGATTAATATTGGTCTTAATGGACAGTTTGCACCTTGGGTTGGTGCTTTAATTACCGATTTACAGCAACCAATTTTATTGATTACTGATCAGGGTAAGGAAGAAGAAACCATTACCCGTTTAACCCGCGTAGGTTACGACAGTACCATTGGTTATTTAGATGGTGGTTTCGAAAGATGGACAGATGCCGGTAAGGAAATCGATACCATTCAATCCATCTCTGCAGCGGCATTTGAAGCAGCCAGTCTTAACGGAGAAATTACGGCACTGGATGTGCGTAAACCGGGTGAATATGAATCAGAGCATCTGGAATTTACGCTGAGCCGCCCGTTAGATTTTATAAACGACTGGACTGGCGAAATCAATCCGAAAGCTACTTATTACATTCACTGTGCAGGTGGTTACCGCTCGATGATTGCCGCATCTATTTTAAAATCGCGTGGCGTAGAAAATGTGATTGATATTGCTGGCGGTTATGGTGCAATTAAAAATACCGGTTTAAAAAGAACCGATTTTGCATGCCCGAGTAAAGCAATGAAAATTTAA